A window of Candidatus Brocadiia bacterium genomic DNA:
CTGCCCGGCTGAATCCACCGTATAGGTCTGCCAACTGCCCGAAGCGTTGGTGGCGTATTTAAGGTCGCTGGAGGTGCTGTTGTAATACGAAATATGCACCTTGTCCGCCAAATCCACCGCTATGGCCGAGTAAAATCCGTTGTCTCCATCGCTGTCTATGGTGTAATTCTGCCAATTCCCGCCTGCATTATTAGCATACTTAAGATTGGTGTTGGTCCTATCATAATATGAAATGTGAACAATATTATTATGATCAATGACTATGGAAGAGAATTCGCCAACTTCACCTATGGTATCAATAGGTTTAGTATACCAGCTGCCGGAGGCGTTAGTGGCGTATTTCAAGTCGCTATTGGTATAATCGTAATAGCTGATATGCGTCTTGCCGTTACCGTCCACACCGATTGAGGTGAATCCACCCACATTGCCCGTAGTGTCAATGGTATTAATCGTCCATATCGTGCCGGTATTGGCTTCATTGGAGTATCCGCTTTCTCCCGACTGGTTAAAAGCTGATACTCGATAATAGTAGATATTGGCCTCTGAAATGGCCGTATCCGAATAGGCCGTCGTATTAGCGGGTAAACTTGCCCATGCCTGATAGGTCCCGGATGCTCCGACCTTACGCTGGATATTGAATCCATCCTCATTAGCGGAGTTGTCCGTCCAGGACAAGATTATACGCGTCTGCGATGACACCACAGCCGTAAGGCCTGATGGCGTTTCCGGCGCCACGCTGCTGCTGCCGGTTATTACCTTTGCAGCCTCATCCTGGCAGAAGCCGCCGTAACTAAGCATGGCTATGCCGATTAATAGCATCACGCTCAGTTTTATGTAGATACGATCGTGTTTCATCATCGTTTCCTGATTATAATTATTAATAATTAGCGTCTATCGCATAACCAACTGTTGGTGCCTGAGTTGGTATTGGAACCAAGCCATTGAAAACCGTTCCATTTACAGTATGATAATCTATACGTATCCTGCCGGCCCCTCCGCCCCCAGCCCCACCAGGCGAGTTTCCAGTTCCACCCCTTCCCCCATAAGTTGCTTGCCCTGCTTCACCAGCACCGCTATGACCACCGCCACCGCCACCCGAGCCTGAAGTAGATCCAGATCCACCAGCATTATAAGTTCCTCCGTTGCCGCCCCTAGTTATTTGTCCATCCTCACCATGTCTAGCACTACCACCACTATCCACAGCAGCACCACCACCACCTGTTGCGGAAAGAGAATTAACAGCCATATTTTGAATAGTATATGCTTTAATTATAACTGATCCACCTGACCCACCTCCACCACCATCCCACCACCCACTACCAGGAATACCTCTACCACCCTCACCATTAGCTTGAATACAACCTGTTAAATTACTAAAATTAATAGTATAAGCTCCAATCCAAACTATACCACCACCATAACCACCTCTTTGATTAGAATCTCCTTGACTACCACCATGATTCTGGGCACCCCATCCGCCAGAAGACCCTAAATATGAACGAGTACCCATATCGTTAGTACCTAATAATGCTGCCCGACTTTTCCAAAGAGAGCTAGCACTACTAGTCGAGCTTCCTCCAACACCATATCCACCGTAATGTCCATGCGTTCCACCACCACCTCCTCCGGGCGTACCTAAACCAAAATTATATCCTGTTCCAGGGGTTGCATTGGTAGCAGTATCACTTCCGGGCGCAAGCCACGTTGTTTGGTAGCCTAGCTTTGAATAGTTTATACTGCCACTGCCGCTAAACGTTACCGTTCCAGTGGCTTTAAAACAAACAATACCATATTGATACCAGTCCCAACCATTGCCAATTACCACACCATTAATCGTGACATTGGTGTAATTCGGCACCCGGGTTACCTGAACCCGGTCGTTCGCTGAGTTTACAGCCCAAGGTATACCATCCTGAACCACAATAGTAGAAGATGTTTTGCTCGATACCTTGGTGAAATAATACATCCCAGCGTAATTATCCCTAGTCGTAGAATTGGTGCTATGTCCAAAATGAATAAGCACTTCATCTGTGGCATTGAATCCAGCAGTAGCTACCACAGGTATGGTTGTGGTCCCGCCGCTGACCGAGCTGTTAATATAAGATGTGTATCCTTCAGGCTGCCCGCCGTTATTACCGTAATTGGTGGTATGCCAGTTACCGGCTCCAAGAGTAATAGTGCCGTCCTTACCATTGCCTATGAACGTAAAATTAAGCGTCCTTGTTAAAAGTGTGTTTGAATAAGAACTGTTTCCTAATCCATTATACGCTCTGATGCGGTAATAGTACTGAGTGTCTCTGCTTAACCCAGTTTCGTCATTATGAGAGGTTGTATTGGCTACCAAGATAGCGGTAAGTTCGGTCCAATCAGTACCATTCAGTGAGCGCTCTAACTTAAATCCGGTTTCGTTATTAGAATTATCAACCCATTGTAGCACTATATTATATGGTCCAACAGTGTTTGTTATTAATCCCGACGGTGCGATAGCCGGTATAGTGCTTGTTACAATCTGGCAATATGGATGATTCAGCAGGAAATTATATGAGTAAACACGATAATAATAGGTATTTCCGCCGAACACGCCTGTATCAGTGTAAACCGTTGTATTAGCCGGTAAATCAGTAATCTGAGCCCAAGCACTACCGTCAGGCGAACGCTCAACCTTAAATCCATTCTCACTGGGTGAATTATCCTGCCAGGTTAGTACGATTTCGGCAACTGTATTTACTTTTGCCACTAAATTAGTAGTAACGTTATCACCACTATCAAAATATTTTACTATTACGATGCCAGAACCACCGTTACCACCCCTGTTATTAGCATTATAGTGCGAACCACCCCCTCCGCCACCACCGGTATTGGCGCCCGCATTACCCCCAGGTGTATTGGTGGTAGTATTGGGACTACCTCCACCACCAGGAGAACCGTTATTCAGTCCAGCGCCGCCAGTAGTGGTCCCGACAGCCCCACCGCCGCCGCCCCCGATACCACCATTACCACCATTCGAAAGGGAGTATGAAGCCCCGCCGCCACCGCCACCCCAGTAATAAGCAGTCCCTAAAATAGAATTTAATACTCCGGGGCCGCCATCTGGTTGAGCAGGTGAATCCGTACCTTGACCTCCCGCGCCACCGCCACCTCCAGAATAGTAGGTCGCTGTAGAATTCCCTCCCCTATAACCCTGCCCTGCAGTGCCAGTTCCTCCATAAAACGTTGCAGCGGTATCGTTGTATCCGCTTGAGCCGCCTCCCGAACCGCCATTGCCTCCGGCAATACCCGGCGTATATCCTTGATACGAACTTCCTCCGAATCCACCACCTATGGCAGTCAGCGTTCCAAAAATTGAGTTTCCGCCATTCTGAGCCGGGATGGTATATTGATGAGCGCTGGGCTGTCCGTTAGTACCAGCTGCCGGGGCCCCGGTTCCTCCGGCCCCAACAGTTATATTCATTACTCCCGCGGTAATCGTATAGGATGGGTTATATATCACCCCTCCGCCGCCACCGCCACCGCCCATATCCATCCCCCCACCGCCACCGCCGGCCACCACCAAAACTTCCACATTCCCGCCACTAGTTACATTCAGCGTTCCGCTTGAGATAAAAGTATGGATTTTTGTATTAGGCTCCATAATTGTCCCGCCTGTGGCAACAATACCGCTTGAAGCCAGATAACGAATAATAACTATGCCTGAGCCACCATCTCCACCTTTAGCGTTGGAATAAGGCGATCCCATGTTATTGCCAGCACCTCCCCCGCCACCACCAGTATTAGGAGTACCATTTGTACCAACAGAACTTGCAGATCCATTACCCCCTCCACCATTTCCGCCAACACCAAAAACTCCGGAATTTCCACTAGCTCCAAGTCCACCACCACCTCCTCCGGCGTAATAAATTGGAGAACCAGTAATATTACATAAAAAGCCAATGCCTCCATTGCCTCCCGCATTATTATTGGGAGCTGTTTGGCCGACCGCCCCGGCACCACCGCCGCCGCCACCCGGATAATTGATTGGTGTTGCCCCATTACCTCCGCTATTACCTTGGCCAGTTGTTCCTGAAGCACCAGCATTCAACGAATAAATACCGCCACCTCCGGATCCTCCCGAATTGGCTGAATAGTAGGCGCTGCCGTTCCAGCCACCTCCATAACCGCCGCCGATTGCAGTCAGAGAGCTAAATACGCTGTTCCCGCCGTTTGTCGGGTTTCCAGTAGTGCCTATTCCTCCAGCACCAACAGTTACAGAATATGACTGAACTGTAACAGGGAACGATGGATTATAAACTACACCGCCGCCGCCGCCTCCTCCTCCTCCAATATTATTACCACTTCCATTGCCGCCTCCGGCGCCACCCCCACCAACCACCAGAGCTTCAACATTACCGTTACCTGATATAACTATAAAGGTCCCGCTTGAAGTAAAGGTATGGGTTTTATAATTACCCGAATTTGTGACGGTTCCGCCAGTTGCCTTTACAACAGAAGTTGTATCGCAAATAACATTGGAATAATTACTATAGCCGATCCCATTATACGCCCGAACCTTATAAGCATATGTGGTTGCCATTACTACCGAATTGTCGGTATAAGAAATAACATTGCGGTTAAGCGTCGCAGCAAGATTATAGTTCGTGCCATCCGTGGTTCGCCAGACTTCAAAGCTGTTCTCATTACTAACATCATTCCACTGAATAGTAATAAAAGATGACGAAACCGTTGTGGTTATAAGGTTAGCCGGCGCAGCAGGCAGCGAAGTCCGGGTTGGTTCAGTATTAGAATACGGATGGTTCACAAGCGGGGTATAAGACCTGACCCGGTAATAATAGTTTGTGGTGGCTGATACGCTTGTGTCGGTATAAACTGTGGTATTAGCCAATACGGTATTAATTTGAACCCAATCGATACCATCCAGGGAACGCTCAATTTTGAATCCGGTTTCCCAGGGCGAGTTATCCTGCCAGGTTAGTTTTACAGAAGTTTCAGAACTAACCTGAGCAATCAAATTCGTGGTTATATTAAAATCATAATGGGTCAGATATTTTACTATCACAATGCCGGAACCGCCAGCGCCGCCATTACCGGTATAAGCATTCCAGTTATTTTGGCCGGAACCGCCGCCACCGCCACCCGTGTTTGCGCCACCGGCGCCGCCATGACCACCAGGACCAGGATCGCCATGATAACCAGCTTGACCGCTATTTATAGCAGAACCTCCACCCAACCCATAGTTCGCATCAGTGTATGTAGTATTCGCAAAGCCACCGCCACCACCACCGCCGATGCCACCATTACCGGCCACTTGTTCCCATCCGCCACCGCCACCGCCGCCACCCCAATAGTAGGTGTCCCCCAAAAT
This region includes:
- a CDS encoding fibronectin type III domain-containing protein; its protein translation is MMKHDRIYIKLSVMLLIGIAMLSYGGFCQDEAAKVITGSSSVAPETPSGLTAVVSSQTRIILSWTDNSANEDGFNIQRKVGASGTYQAWASLPANTTAYSDTAISEANIYYYRVSAFNQSGESGYSNEANTGTIWTINTIDTTGNVGGFTSIGVDGNGKTHISYYDYTNSDLKYATNASGSWYTKPIDTIGEVGEFSSIVIDHNNIVHISYYDRTNTNLKYANNAGGNWQNYTIDSDGDNGFYSAIAVDLADKVHISYYNSTSSDLKYATNASGSWQTYTVDSAGQ